In Rhodospirillaceae bacterium, a single window of DNA contains:
- a CDS encoding histidine phosphatase family protein, with product MPLTYFVHGTTTDNELDLATGWAPGELSDVGKEQAEELGRQVGEVHFDVVFCSDLKRAIDSAELAFGGRFKIVQDRRLREADYGDFKNNLPRYISSPFPKGESYEDVETRIADFIDFVKNNYADQSIAIVAHQAPQLAFEVLTNNKTWAQAIEEDWRHTKSWQPGWVYNI from the coding sequence ATGCCCCTCACCTATTTCGTCCATGGCACAACGACTGATAACGAGCTTGATTTGGCGACGGGGTGGGCGCCGGGGGAGCTGTCGGATGTTGGGAAAGAACAAGCGGAGGAGTTGGGGCGGCAGGTTGGCGAGGTGCATTTTGATGTGGTGTTTTGTTCGGATTTGAAACGGGCGATTGACTCGGCGGAGCTGGCTTTTGGGGGTAGGTTTAAGATCGTTCAGGACCGCCGATTGCGGGAGGCCGACTATGGGGATTTTAAGAACAATCTGCCGCGTTACATTTCCTCCCCCTTCCCCAAGGGCGAAAGTTATGAGGATGTCGAAACCCGCATCGCCGACTTTATTGATTTCGTGAAAAACAATTACGCCGACCAATCCATCGCCATCGTCGCGCACCAAGCGCCGCAACTCGCCTTCGAAGTCCTCACCAATAATAAGACCTGGGCACAGGCCATCGAAGAAGACTGGCGGCACACAAAGTCATGGCAGCCTGGGTGGGTCTATAACATTTAA